In one window of Rhodopseudomonas palustris HaA2 DNA:
- a CDS encoding DUF2147 domain-containing protein has translation MTTRTALVAAVLFAALAPAAANAQSASGPQGTWLTQAGDARVRIKSCGAALCGSIVWLKQPIDPNTGNPQVDDKNPDPARAARPVLGLQIFGDMRPVSQGKWSGHIYNADDGKTYQSSISHTGPTTLYVEGCVGTLCGGETWTLAGR, from the coding sequence ATGACGACCCGAACCGCTCTCGTTGCCGCTGTGCTGTTCGCTGCGCTGGCGCCCGCCGCAGCCAATGCGCAATCGGCATCCGGTCCACAAGGTACCTGGCTGACGCAGGCCGGCGACGCCAGGGTGCGGATCAAGAGCTGCGGCGCGGCGCTGTGCGGCAGCATCGTCTGGCTGAAGCAGCCGATCGATCCGAACACCGGCAATCCGCAAGTCGACGACAAGAACCCCGACCCCGCCCGCGCCGCGCGGCCGGTGCTCGGGCTGCAGATCTTCGGCGACATGCGACCGGTGTCCCAGGGCAAATGGTCGGGCCACATCTACAACGCCGACGACGGCAAGACCTATCAGAGCAGCATCTCGCACACCGGGCCGACGACGCTGTACGTCGAGGGCTGCGTCGGCACGCTGTGCGGCGGCGAGACCTGGACGCTCGCCGGCCGCTGA
- a CDS encoding MATE family efflux transporter — MTIDAPADRPLPAASAERLLAAPILPTLIRLAIPNVIAMVGTAVVAIAETSYIGRLGTEPLAAIALVFPFAMLTQMMSAGAMGGGVSSAVSRALGAGDRTRAEVLALHAIIIGIAAGLVFTLLMLLFGRSLYALLGGRGEVLEQACSYSVVLFSGAVSIWLVNTLASVLRGTGDMVLPSATLLGVAALQIVIGGGLGLGLFGLPRLGMAGVASGQLIAFSLGALFLLVYMASGHGRLTLRVKSFVFQRPMFVDILKFGAMACLSPLQSVLTILIFTKIIASYGVATLAGYGIGSRLEFLLIPIAFAFGVASIPMVGMAIGAGQVARARRVAWIAGAVSALILGLVGLVLAIWPSLWVALFTSDPAVAAAASSYFNWAGPGFAFFGLGVTLYFASQGAAKVGGPVLAATARLLLVAIGGTALITSGAPASALFALVLVAMVVYGLGTAAAIHLTRWVK, encoded by the coding sequence ATGACCATCGACGCGCCGGCGGACCGGCCGCTCCCCGCCGCTTCCGCCGAGCGACTGCTCGCCGCGCCGATCCTGCCGACTCTGATCCGGCTGGCGATTCCGAACGTGATCGCGATGGTCGGCACCGCGGTGGTGGCGATCGCCGAAACCTCCTATATCGGCCGTCTCGGCACCGAGCCGCTGGCGGCGATCGCGCTGGTGTTCCCGTTCGCGATGCTGACGCAGATGATGTCGGCGGGCGCGATGGGCGGCGGGGTGTCCTCCGCCGTCAGCCGCGCACTCGGCGCCGGAGACCGCACACGCGCCGAAGTGCTGGCGCTGCACGCGATCATCATCGGCATCGCCGCCGGGCTGGTCTTCACGCTGCTGATGCTGCTGTTCGGGCGGTCGCTCTACGCGCTGCTCGGCGGGCGCGGCGAAGTCCTCGAACAGGCCTGCAGCTATTCGGTGGTGCTGTTCTCGGGCGCGGTGTCGATCTGGCTGGTCAACACGCTGGCGTCGGTGCTGCGCGGCACCGGCGACATGGTGCTGCCGTCGGCGACGCTGCTCGGCGTCGCGGCGCTGCAGATCGTGATCGGCGGCGGACTCGGGCTCGGCCTGTTCGGCCTGCCGCGGCTCGGCATGGCGGGCGTCGCGTCGGGCCAGTTGATCGCGTTTTCGCTCGGCGCGCTGTTCCTGCTGGTCTACATGGCGAGCGGCCACGGACGGTTGACGCTGCGGGTCAAGTCGTTCGTGTTTCAGCGGCCGATGTTCGTCGACATTCTCAAGTTCGGCGCGATGGCCTGCCTCTCGCCGCTGCAATCGGTGCTGACGATCCTGATCTTCACCAAAATCATCGCGAGCTACGGGGTCGCGACGCTCGCCGGCTACGGCATCGGCTCGCGTCTGGAATTCCTGCTGATCCCGATCGCCTTCGCCTTCGGCGTCGCCTCGATCCCGATGGTCGGCATGGCGATCGGCGCCGGTCAGGTGGCGCGGGCGCGACGCGTGGCCTGGATCGCCGGGGCGGTCTCGGCGCTGATCCTCGGGCTGGTCGGGCTCGTGCTGGCGATCTGGCCGTCGCTGTGGGTCGCGCTGTTCACCAGCGATCCCGCGGTGGCCGCGGCGGCGAGTTCCTATTTCAACTGGGCCGGTCCCGGCTTCGCTTTCTTCGGCCTCGGCGTGACGCTGTATTTCGCCTCGCAGGGCGCGGCGAAGGTCGGCGGCCCGGTGCTCGCGGCGACGGCGCGACTGCTGCTGGTCGCGATCGGCGGCACCGCGCTGATCACGTCCGGCGCCCCGGCCTCGGCGCTGTTCGCACTGGTGCTGGTGGCGATGGTGGTCTACGGACTCGGAACCGCCGCCGCGATCCACCTGACACGCTGGGTCAAGTGA
- a CDS encoding MFS transporter encodes MKAAQLSSFQRWSILIGASVLLSLAMGMRQSFGLFQPSVIRDIGITSADFSLATALQNIIWGVTQPMVGLLADRYGTRWVMLGGVVVYAAGLVLMMVAESALVFTLGAGVCVGIALSCTASSMTMTVTSRTVSAAKRSVAMGAVSAAGSLGLVIASPLAQTLITTAGWQMALIGFLGLVAVMLPSALFAGRADKIEIEKADDLQQSAGEVVQSALGHSGFMVMAIAFFVCGLQLVFITTHLPNYLAICGLDPSLGASALAVIGLFNVIGSYAFGWLGGRYPKQYLLGGIYIVRSLAIAAYFYFPASATTTLVFAAVMGTLWLGVIPLVNGLVAQLFGLRYMATLTGIAFLSHQVGSFIGAWGGGVIYDHLGNYDRAWQAAVLIGLIAGTAQMLMNVRPPQRREGLAVPATA; translated from the coding sequence ATGAAGGCAGCCCAGCTCAGCTCGTTTCAGCGCTGGTCGATTCTGATCGGCGCGTCCGTGCTGCTCAGCCTCGCAATGGGCATGCGGCAGAGCTTCGGGCTGTTTCAGCCGTCCGTGATTCGCGATATCGGCATCACCAGCGCCGACTTCTCGCTGGCGACGGCCCTGCAGAACATCATCTGGGGCGTGACGCAGCCGATGGTCGGGCTGCTCGCCGACCGCTACGGCACCCGCTGGGTGATGCTCGGCGGCGTCGTGGTCTATGCCGCCGGTCTGGTGCTGATGATGGTTGCCGAATCGGCGCTGGTGTTCACGCTCGGCGCCGGCGTCTGCGTCGGCATCGCGCTGTCCTGCACCGCCTCCAGCATGACCATGACCGTCACGTCGCGCACGGTGTCGGCGGCCAAGCGCAGCGTCGCGATGGGCGCGGTGTCGGCGGCCGGATCGCTCGGCCTGGTGATCGCCTCGCCGCTGGCGCAGACGCTGATCACCACCGCGGGCTGGCAGATGGCGCTGATCGGCTTTCTCGGCCTCGTCGCGGTGATGCTGCCGTCGGCGCTGTTCGCCGGCCGCGCCGACAAGATCGAGATCGAGAAGGCCGACGATCTGCAGCAGTCGGCCGGCGAAGTGGTGCAGAGCGCCCTCGGCCATTCCGGCTTCATGGTGATGGCGATCGCGTTCTTCGTCTGCGGGCTGCAGCTCGTCTTCATCACCACGCATCTGCCGAACTATCTGGCGATCTGCGGCCTCGATCCGTCGCTCGGCGCCAGCGCGCTGGCGGTGATCGGATTGTTCAACGTGATCGGCTCCTACGCCTTCGGCTGGCTCGGCGGGCGCTATCCCAAACAATATCTGCTCGGCGGCATCTACATCGTGCGCTCGCTGGCGATCGCGGCGTATTTCTACTTCCCGGCGTCGGCGACCACCACGCTGGTGTTCGCCGCGGTGATGGGCACGCTGTGGCTCGGGGTGATTCCGCTGGTCAACGGCCTGGTCGCGCAACTGTTCGGGCTGCGCTACATGGCGACGCTGACCGGCATCGCCTTCCTCAGCCATCAGGTCGGCTCGTTCATCGGCGCCTGGGGCGGCGGCGTGATCTACGATCATCTCGGCAATTATGATCGCGCCTGGCAGGCGGCGGTTCTGATCGGGCTGATCGCAGGCACCGCGCAGATGCTGATGAACGTTCGCCCGCCGCAGCGGCGGGAGGGCCTCGCGGTGCCGGCCACGGCGTGA
- a CDS encoding superoxide dismutase encodes MTFTLPELPYAYDALQPYMSKETLEYHHDKHHQAYVTNGNNLLKGTEFEGKSLEEIVKGSFGKNAPLFNNAGQHFNHIHFWKWMKPNGGGTKLPGALEKKINEDLGGLDKFKADFAAAGAGQFGSGWAWLSVKDGKLEISKTANGENPLVHGATPILGVDVWEHSYYIDYRNRRPDYLKAFVDNLINWEYVEELYSKAV; translated from the coding sequence ATGACCTTCACGCTTCCTGAATTGCCCTATGCCTACGACGCGCTCCAGCCGTACATGTCGAAGGAGACGCTCGAATATCACCACGACAAGCATCATCAGGCCTATGTCACCAACGGCAACAACCTGCTGAAGGGCACCGAATTCGAGGGCAAGTCGCTCGAGGAGATCGTCAAGGGCTCGTTCGGCAAGAACGCTCCGCTGTTCAACAATGCCGGCCAGCACTTCAACCACATCCATTTCTGGAAGTGGATGAAGCCGAATGGCGGCGGCACCAAGCTGCCGGGCGCGCTGGAAAAGAAGATCAACGAGGACCTCGGCGGGCTCGACAAGTTCAAGGCCGATTTCGCCGCCGCCGGCGCCGGCCAGTTCGGCTCGGGCTGGGCTTGGCTGTCGGTCAAGGACGGCAAGCTCGAAATCTCCAAGACCGCCAACGGCGAGAATCCGCTGGTGCACGGCGCCACGCCGATCCTCGGCGTCGACGTCTGGGAGCACTCCTACTACATCGACTACCGCAACCGCCGGCCCGACTATCTCAAGGCCTTCGTCGACAATCTCATCAACTGGGAATACGTCGAGGAGTTGTATTCCAAGGCGGTCTGA
- a CDS encoding CinA family protein: MQDLVPLAEKVALRLIAQKQTIAVAESSTGGLIAAALLAVPGASAYFLGSAVVYTREARRILMDIPDPQMKGLRSSSEPYAELLARQMRARLSSDWALSETGAAGPGGNRYGDAAGHTCIAVAGPTQAVMTLETASSNRLDNMHVFANTALTFLLHTMAQRD; the protein is encoded by the coding sequence ATGCAGGATCTCGTTCCCCTCGCCGAGAAGGTCGCGCTGCGACTGATCGCGCAGAAGCAGACCATCGCGGTGGCGGAATCGTCGACCGGCGGGCTGATCGCCGCGGCGCTGCTCGCAGTGCCGGGGGCGTCGGCCTATTTCCTCGGCTCCGCGGTGGTCTATACCCGCGAGGCCCGGCGCATCCTGATGGACATTCCCGATCCGCAGATGAAGGGGCTGCGCTCGTCGTCGGAGCCCTATGCTGAGCTGCTGGCGCGGCAGATGCGCGCGCGCCTGTCCTCCGACTGGGCGCTGTCGGAGACCGGCGCGGCCGGCCCCGGCGGCAACCGCTACGGCGACGCCGCCGGCCACACCTGCATCGCGGTCGCAGGCCCCACGCAGGCGGTGATGACGCTGGAGACGGCGAGCAGCAACCGGCTCGACAACATGCACGTGTTCGCAAACACCGCGCTGACGTTCCTGCTGCACACGATGGCGCAGCGGGATTGA
- a CDS encoding amidase, with product MTASQWSFATATELSAALKAKKVSSVELTQDAIARIERHDGQINAICVRDFDRALQTARAADLALSRGGRGSLLGIPMTVKESFNVAGLPTTWGFVPHKDFVAQDDALAIERVKAAGGVILGKTNVPVALGDWQSTNEIYGTTNNPFDLGRTPGGSSGGSSAALAAGYGALSLGSDIGGSLRVPAHYCGVYAHKPTFGLCPARGHTPPPLPPLPSNRDLSVIGPMARSATDLALLLEVMAGPDPLFDGIGYKLDLPAPRHAALKDFRVLLLDSHPLLPTGASVRGAIAALESGLTKAGVRVTRTTPLLPDLAETSRVYMRMLLSFLAAGFPPEILAEVQGAVTGLDAADDSLPAERLRGMVLSHRDWVIADGRRTGLRAQWHELFKQFDAVICPLMPTPAYPHDHHEPQEERRIQIDGKPYPYVDQLVWPGIATLPGLPATALPIAMSAEGLPIGVQIVGPWLEDRTPLKLAELIEREFGGFKAPPAFVS from the coding sequence TTGACCGCATCACAATGGAGCTTCGCGACCGCCACCGAACTCAGCGCCGCGCTGAAGGCGAAGAAGGTCTCTTCCGTCGAACTGACGCAGGACGCCATCGCCCGCATCGAGCGGCACGACGGTCAGATCAACGCGATCTGCGTGCGCGACTTCGACCGGGCCCTGCAGACCGCCCGCGCCGCCGACCTCGCGCTGTCGCGCGGCGGCCGCGGATCGCTGCTCGGGATTCCGATGACGGTGAAGGAGAGCTTCAATGTCGCGGGCCTGCCGACGACGTGGGGCTTCGTCCCGCACAAGGATTTCGTGGCGCAGGACGACGCACTGGCGATCGAGCGCGTCAAGGCCGCCGGCGGCGTGATCCTCGGCAAGACCAACGTGCCGGTCGCGCTCGGCGACTGGCAGAGCACCAACGAGATCTACGGCACGACCAACAATCCGTTCGACCTCGGCCGCACCCCGGGCGGATCTTCCGGTGGATCGTCGGCCGCGCTCGCGGCCGGCTACGGCGCGCTGTCGCTCGGCTCCGACATCGGCGGCTCGCTGCGGGTGCCGGCGCATTATTGCGGCGTCTACGCGCACAAGCCGACCTTCGGGCTGTGCCCGGCGCGCGGCCACACGCCGCCGCCGCTGCCGCCGCTGCCCTCCAACCGCGACCTGTCGGTGATCGGGCCGATGGCACGCTCGGCCACCGACCTCGCGCTGCTGCTCGAGGTGATGGCGGGACCCGATCCGCTCTTCGACGGCATCGGCTACAAGCTCGATTTGCCCGCGCCGCGCCATGCCGCGCTGAAGGATTTTCGCGTGCTGCTGCTCGACAGCCATCCGCTGCTGCCGACCGGCGCGAGCGTGCGCGGCGCGATCGCGGCGCTCGAATCCGGACTCACCAAGGCCGGCGTCCGCGTCACGCGCACAACGCCGCTGCTGCCCGATCTCGCCGAGACTTCGCGCGTCTATATGCGGATGCTGCTGTCGTTCCTCGCGGCGGGCTTCCCGCCTGAGATTCTCGCCGAAGTCCAGGGCGCCGTGACCGGGCTCGATGCCGCAGACGACAGCCTCCCCGCCGAGCGGCTGCGCGGCATGGTGCTGAGCCATCGCGACTGGGTGATCGCAGATGGCCGCCGCACCGGCCTGCGCGCGCAATGGCACGAGCTGTTCAAGCAGTTCGACGCGGTGATCTGTCCGCTGATGCCGACGCCGGCCTATCCGCACGACCATCACGAGCCGCAGGAAGAGCGCCGGATCCAGATCGACGGCAAGCCCTACCCTTACGTCGATCAGCTGGTCTGGCCAGGCATCGCCACGCTGCCCGGCCTGCCGGCGACGGCGCTGCCGATCGCCATGTCCGCTGAAGGTCTGCCGATCGGCGTGCAGATCGTCGGCCCGTGGCTGGAAGATCGCACGCCGCTGAAACTCGCCGAACTGATCGAGCGCGAATTCGGCGGCTTCAAAGCCCCACCGGCGTTCGTGAGTTAG
- a CDS encoding acyl-CoA synthetase, whose amino-acid sequence MTHPSIHARTQPDKIAYQMASTGKAITYRELDELSNQGAQLFRTLGLKAGDHVALLMENRLAFMEICWAAQRAGLYYTAISRYLKQDEIAYIVQDCGARVVITSPQGADAIAPLVSTLPGVAFFMVDEPAPGFRSWDKEAGAQPTTPIADEVAGYDMLYSSGTTGRPKGIKREFEGNAIDVPSPFLRLLCERMCGMNQDSIYLSPAPLYHAAPLRFNMMATTLGGTSVIMEHFDAEQFLALVEKYKVTQSQLVPTMFVRMLKLPDEVRTRYDVSSLKGAIHAAAPCPVDVKAKMIEWWGPILIEYYAGSEGNGVTVSTSQQWLSHRGTVGKAVVGVIKILDEAGEELPTGEIGTVYFADAPAFSYHNDPDKTKNAYNDKGWSTLGDVGYLDAEGFLYLTDRKSYMIISGGVNIYPQETEDVLLTHPDVADVAVFGVPNEEMGEEVKAVVQTRDGVTPSKELEAKLIGFCRDRLSAIKCPRSIDFEAELPRTPTGKLVKRHLKDRYWPKKQAAMA is encoded by the coding sequence ATGACCCATCCGTCGATTCACGCCCGCACCCAGCCCGACAAGATCGCCTATCAGATGGCCTCGACCGGCAAGGCGATTACGTATCGCGAGCTCGACGAGCTCTCGAACCAGGGCGCGCAACTGTTCCGCACGCTCGGCCTGAAGGCCGGCGATCACGTCGCGCTGCTGATGGAGAATCGCCTCGCCTTCATGGAGATCTGCTGGGCGGCGCAGCGCGCGGGCCTCTACTACACGGCGATCAGCCGCTACCTGAAGCAGGACGAGATCGCCTATATCGTGCAGGATTGCGGCGCCCGTGTCGTGATTACCTCGCCGCAGGGCGCGGACGCGATCGCGCCGCTGGTGAGCACCCTGCCCGGCGTCGCCTTCTTCATGGTCGATGAACCCGCTCCGGGTTTCCGCTCCTGGGACAAGGAGGCCGGCGCGCAGCCGACGACGCCGATCGCCGACGAAGTCGCCGGCTACGACATGCTGTATTCGTCCGGCACCACCGGCCGCCCCAAGGGCATCAAGCGCGAATTCGAAGGCAACGCCATCGACGTGCCGAGCCCGTTTCTGCGTCTGCTGTGCGAGCGGATGTGCGGCATGAACCAGGACAGCATCTATCTGTCGCCGGCGCCGCTGTATCACGCCGCTCCGCTGCGCTTCAACATGATGGCGACCACGCTCGGCGGCACCTCGGTGATCATGGAGCATTTCGACGCCGAGCAGTTCCTGGCGCTGGTCGAGAAGTACAAGGTGACCCAGTCGCAACTCGTTCCGACGATGTTCGTGCGGATGCTGAAGCTGCCGGACGAGGTCCGCACCCGCTACGACGTCTCGTCGTTGAAGGGCGCGATCCATGCGGCCGCTCCCTGCCCGGTCGACGTCAAGGCGAAGATGATCGAGTGGTGGGGACCGATCCTGATCGAGTACTACGCCGGCTCCGAGGGCAACGGCGTCACGGTGTCGACCTCGCAGCAATGGCTCAGCCATCGCGGCACGGTCGGCAAGGCCGTGGTCGGAGTGATCAAGATCCTCGACGAGGCCGGCGAGGAGCTGCCGACCGGCGAGATCGGCACCGTGTATTTCGCCGACGCGCCGGCGTTCAGCTATCACAACGATCCCGACAAGACAAAGAACGCTTACAACGACAAGGGCTGGTCCACGCTCGGCGACGTCGGCTATCTCGACGCCGAGGGCTTCCTCTATCTCACCGACCGCAAGAGCTACATGATCATCTCCGGCGGCGTGAACATCTATCCGCAGGAGACCGAGGACGTGCTGTTGACGCATCCCGACGTCGCCGACGTCGCGGTGTTCGGCGTGCCGAACGAGGAGATGGGCGAGGAGGTCAAGGCCGTAGTGCAGACCCGCGACGGCGTCACGCCGAGCAAGGAGCTCGAGGCCAAACTGATCGGCTTCTGCCGCGACCGGCTCTCCGCGATCAAATGTCCGCGCTCCATCGACTTCGAAGCAGAGCTGCCGCGCACGCCGACCGGCAAGCTGGTCAAGCGCCATCTGAAGGATCGCTACTGGCCGAAGAAGCAGGCCGCGATGGCCTAA
- a CDS encoding acetyl-CoA C-acetyltransferase, which yields MAEAYIVAAARTAGGRKGGRLAGWHPADLAASVLNALVDRSGAAPDQIEDVIMGCVGQGGEQAVNIGRNAVLASKLPESVPGTSIDRQCGSSQQALHFAAQAVMAGSMDIVIAAGVESMTRVPMGSPSILAAKAGMGTYKSPQMEQRYPNIQFNQFTGAEMVAHKYDLSKDQLDEYAYQSHQRAIAATQAGKFKDEIIPLPITRADGSTDTHAIDEGIRFDVTLDGIKGVKLINEKGGRLTAATASQICDGASGVMVVNEKGLRQLGVKPMARIHHMTMIGGDPVIMLEAPLPATERALKKAGMTIDDIDLFEVNEAFASIPTAWLKATGADPERLNVNGGAIALGHPLGGSGTKLMTTLVHALQQSGKRYGLQTMCEGGGMANVTIVERL from the coding sequence ATGGCCGAGGCCTATATCGTCGCCGCCGCACGCACCGCCGGTGGCCGCAAGGGAGGCCGTCTCGCCGGCTGGCATCCGGCCGATCTGGCCGCGTCCGTGCTGAACGCGCTGGTCGATCGCTCCGGCGCTGCGCCGGACCAGATCGAGGACGTGATCATGGGCTGCGTCGGCCAGGGCGGCGAGCAGGCCGTCAATATCGGCCGCAACGCGGTGCTGGCCTCGAAACTGCCGGAAAGCGTGCCCGGCACCTCGATCGACCGGCAGTGCGGCTCGTCGCAGCAGGCGCTGCATTTTGCCGCACAGGCGGTGATGGCCGGCTCGATGGACATCGTGATCGCGGCTGGCGTCGAGAGCATGACGCGGGTGCCGATGGGCTCGCCGAGCATCCTCGCCGCCAAGGCCGGGATGGGCACCTACAAGAGCCCGCAGATGGAACAGCGCTACCCGAACATCCAGTTCAACCAGTTTACCGGCGCCGAAATGGTTGCCCACAAATACGATCTGTCGAAGGACCAGCTCGACGAATACGCCTACCAGAGCCACCAGCGGGCGATCGCCGCGACCCAGGCCGGCAAGTTCAAGGACGAGATCATCCCGCTGCCGATCACCCGCGCCGACGGCTCGACCGATACGCACGCGATCGACGAGGGCATCCGCTTCGACGTCACGCTCGACGGCATCAAGGGCGTCAAGCTGATCAACGAAAAAGGAGGCCGGCTGACCGCCGCGACCGCGAGCCAGATCTGCGACGGCGCCTCCGGCGTGATGGTGGTGAACGAAAAAGGCTTGCGGCAACTCGGTGTCAAACCGATGGCACGCATTCACCACATGACGATGATCGGCGGCGACCCGGTGATCATGCTGGAAGCGCCGCTGCCGGCGACCGAGCGGGCGCTGAAGAAGGCCGGCATGACCATCGACGACATCGACCTGTTCGAGGTCAACGAAGCCTTCGCCTCGATCCCGACCGCGTGGCTGAAGGCGACCGGCGCCGATCCGGAACGGCTCAACGTCAACGGCGGCGCGATCGCGCTCGGGCATCCGTTGGGAGGCTCCGGCACCAAGCTGATGACCACGCTGGTGCACGCCTTGCAGCAGTCCGGCAAGCGCTACGGCCTGCAGACGATGTGCGAAGGCGGCGGCATGGCCAACGTCACCATCGTCGAGCGGCTGTAA
- a CDS encoding TetR family transcriptional regulator, whose amino-acid sequence MAAQPNPVLATRLPAVKNSTADKLLVAAGELMIERNSVEISLSDIAQKSGVNAALVKYHFGNKDGLLLALLERDAATEMTNLDYLLEQPLSATTKMKLHIAGIIKAYHQFPYLNRLIHYLLHGSNREAADEVTKFFVGPLLDFHRRLIAEGVAAGEFRNVDPVLFYTTLIGACDHLFFGRQTMMRAAGVGPVTDEVCRAYVGHIELIILGGLLLPKGGAKPKQTAAG is encoded by the coding sequence ATGGCAGCGCAACCGAACCCAGTTCTGGCGACCCGACTCCCGGCGGTGAAGAATTCCACCGCCGACAAGCTGTTGGTCGCCGCCGGCGAATTGATGATCGAGCGCAACTCGGTCGAGATCTCGCTGTCGGACATCGCGCAGAAGTCCGGGGTCAACGCCGCGCTGGTGAAATATCATTTCGGCAACAAGGACGGCTTGCTGCTGGCGCTGCTGGAGCGCGATGCCGCCACCGAGATGACCAATCTCGATTATTTGCTGGAACAGCCGCTGTCGGCGACCACCAAGATGAAGCTGCACATCGCAGGCATCATCAAGGCGTATCACCAGTTTCCGTATTTGAACCGGCTGATCCACTATTTGCTGCACGGCAGCAATCGCGAAGCCGCCGACGAGGTCACCAAGTTCTTCGTCGGACCTCTGCTCGATTTCCATCGCCGGCTGATCGCCGAAGGCGTCGCCGCGGGCGAATTCCGCAATGTCGATCCGGTGCTGTTCTACACCACGCTGATCGGCGCCTGCGATCACCTGTTTTTCGGACGGCAGACAATGATGCGCGCGGCCGGTGTCGGCCCTGTCACCGACGAGGTGTGCCGCGCCTATGTCGGCCATATCGAACTGATCATCCTCGGCGGGCTGCTGTTACCCAAGGGCGGAGCGAAGCCCAAGCAGACCGCCGCCGGATAG
- a CDS encoding SDR family NAD(P)-dependent oxidoreductase, translating into MQLKDVSVLITGGGSGLGAATAQAMAAKGAKVAVLDMNKDNAEKVAAEIGGVACVGDVSQEAPVKEAIAKAEAAHGIVRVLVNCAGIGGAVKTVGKNGAYPLDHFSRIINVNLIGSFNCIRLVAERMQNAPTIGEERGVCINTASVAAFDGQIGQAAYSASKGGIVGMTLPVARDLASMNIRVMTIAPGLFLTPLLMGLSEEARKSLGSQVPHPARLGDPSEYASLAVQIVENPMLNGETIRLDGAIRMAPR; encoded by the coding sequence ATGCAGTTGAAAGACGTCTCCGTTCTCATCACCGGCGGAGGGTCGGGGCTCGGCGCCGCGACGGCGCAAGCGATGGCCGCCAAGGGCGCCAAGGTCGCGGTGCTCGACATGAACAAGGACAATGCCGAGAAGGTCGCGGCCGAGATCGGCGGCGTCGCCTGTGTCGGTGACGTGTCGCAGGAAGCGCCGGTCAAGGAAGCGATCGCCAAGGCCGAAGCCGCGCACGGCATCGTCCGCGTGCTGGTGAACTGCGCCGGCATCGGCGGCGCAGTGAAGACCGTCGGCAAGAACGGCGCCTATCCGCTCGATCATTTCTCGCGCATCATCAACGTCAATCTGATCGGCAGCTTCAACTGCATCCGGCTCGTCGCCGAGCGGATGCAGAACGCGCCGACCATCGGCGAAGAGCGCGGCGTCTGCATCAACACCGCCTCTGTGGCGGCGTTCGACGGCCAGATCGGCCAGGCGGCTTATTCGGCGTCGAAGGGCGGCATCGTCGGCATGACCTTGCCGGTGGCGCGCGACCTCGCCTCGATGAACATCCGCGTCATGACGATCGCGCCCGGCCTGTTCCTGACGCCGCTGCTGATGGGCCTGTCGGAAGAAGCCCGCAAGAGCCTCGGCTCGCAGGTGCCGCATCCGGCCCGCCTCGGCGATCCGTCGGAGTACGCGTCGCTCGCGGTGCAGATCGTCGAGAACCCGATGCTGAACGGCGAGACCATCCGTCTCGACGGCGCGATCCGCATGGCGCCGCGGTAG
- a CDS encoding enoyl-CoA hydratase/isomerase family protein — protein sequence MPQALLIEHTDGVDWVTLNRPDSLNALNPELIDALNVYFGQLQRNRDTRVVVLKGAGRAFCAGLDLKDAMERRGTQQEPPGVTESLDSQRRIADIVMLMRRCPQPIIALVHGAAAGGGFALALASDIRIAGRSARMNCAFIKLGLGGCDIGTSYFLPRLVGVSVASELILTGRFIESERALMTGLVSELVEDDQLATAAQPYVDAMLAASPIGLRLSKECLNMAVDAGSIEQVIAMEDRNQVLCSRSEDFGEGISAFLQKRKPVYRRR from the coding sequence GTGCCCCAGGCGCTGCTGATCGAGCACACGGACGGCGTTGATTGGGTGACGCTCAATCGCCCGGACAGCCTGAACGCGCTCAACCCCGAACTGATCGACGCATTGAACGTCTATTTCGGCCAGCTTCAGCGCAACCGCGACACGCGCGTGGTGGTGTTGAAGGGCGCCGGCCGCGCGTTTTGCGCCGGGCTCGATCTCAAAGACGCGATGGAGCGCCGGGGCACCCAACAGGAGCCGCCGGGGGTAACCGAATCTCTCGACTCGCAGCGCCGCATCGCCGACATCGTCATGCTGATGCGGCGTTGTCCGCAGCCGATCATCGCGCTGGTCCACGGCGCCGCTGCCGGTGGCGGCTTCGCGCTGGCGCTGGCGAGCGATATCCGCATCGCCGGCCGCAGCGCGCGGATGAACTGCGCCTTCATCAAGCTCGGGCTCGGCGGCTGCGACATCGGCACCAGCTACTTCTTGCCGCGCCTGGTCGGCGTCTCGGTCGCATCCGAACTGATTCTCACCGGCCGCTTCATCGAATCCGAGCGCGCGCTGATGACCGGACTGGTGTCCGAACTGGTCGAGGACGACCAGCTCGCAACGGCGGCGCAGCCTTATGTCGACGCCATGCTGGCGGCGTCGCCGATCGGTCTGCGGCTGTCGAAGGAATGCCTCAACATGGCGGTCGATGCCGGTTCGATCGAGCAGGTGATCGCGATGGAAGATCGCAATCAGGTGCTGTGCTCGCGTTCGGAGGATTTCGGCGAAGGCATCAGCGCCTTTCTGCAGAAGCGCAAGCCGGTTTATCGTCGACGCTAG